In Deferribacterota bacterium, a single window of DNA contains:
- a CDS encoding prepilin peptidase: MLIYIICFVLGLIFGSFMNVLIYRLPRDISIIYPSSYCPNCGSKIKLYNNIPLVSYILLKGRCSCCNSRISIRYPLVEFSYALVVLVFAINFGVGYSFIYYSIFAFFLLAASYSDLFTLMDKNFTTGVIPNSINYTGICLGVVLSILPNIVNIQQFGLDINFKQSIIGAVSGYIFLYIPNLVYKLLKGYDGIGGGDMKLLAVVGSFMGIKFVLFVLFISSLIGSIVGIIIVLITRNKNFPIPFGPFIAISALLLIFLKDYISNIYNMGFVK, from the coding sequence ATGTTAATTTATATTATTTGCTTTGTATTGGGGTTAATTTTTGGTAGCTTTATGAATGTTTTAATTTATAGACTGCCAAGGGACATTAGTATTATATATCCTTCTTCATATTGTCCAAATTGTGGCAGTAAGATTAAACTATATAATAATATACCTCTTGTTAGCTATATTTTATTGAAAGGTAGATGTAGTTGTTGCAATAGTAGAATCTCTATAAGATACCCCTTAGTTGAGTTTTCCTATGCTTTAGTAGTGCTTGTGTTTGCTATTAATTTTGGTGTAGGTTATAGTTTTATATATTATTCTATTTTTGCTTTTTTCCTTTTAGCAGCATCTTACTCAGACTTATTTACCCTAATGGATAAAAATTTTACTACAGGTGTTATACCTAACAGTATAAATTATACTGGTATATGCTTAGGTGTTGTTTTATCAATTTTGCCAAATATAGTAAATATACAACAATTTGGACTAGATATAAATTTTAAACAATCAATTATTGGTGCAGTGAGTGGCTATATTTTTTTATATATACCAAATCTTGTTTATAAACTATTAAAAGGCTATGATGGTATAGGTGGTGGTGATATGAAGTTATTAGCTGTTGTAGGTTCCTTTATGGGTATAAAGTTTGTGTTATTTGTGTTATTTATATCCTCACTTATCGGATCTATTGTAGGTATTATCATAGTTTTAATAACAAGGAATAAGAACTTTCCCATTCCCTTTGGGCCTTTTATTGCTATTTCTGCTTTATTGCTTATTTTTTTGAAAGACTATATAAGTAATATTTATAATATGGGTTTTGTTAAATGA
- the tyrS gene encoding tyrosine--tRNA ligase: MKSYIYDELELLKRGTVEIITEEELVNKIEISNKENKKLNIKAGFDPSAPDLHLGHTVVLQKMKHFQDLGHNVLFLIGDFTGMIGDPTGRSETRKALTSEEVKKNAETYKEQVFKILDPDKTKIVFNSSWMSKMSVEKFIELTKLYTVARMLERDDFSNRFKNNIPIGIHEFLYPLIQAYDSVVLKADIELGGTDQKFNLIVGRDIQRRYNIEPQVAMTMPILVGLDGVQKMSKSLNNYIALKDAPEEMFGKIMSISDELMIRYYVLLSDKPISDIDKVKNGKIHPMDAKKDLAFELVNKFHSYSAAKKALEQFERVFTNREIPKDIEEFVFSDNIDIISMLKNIGFASSKSEAKRLVIQGGVYIDNSRINDINYKLSKGEYIIKVGKRKFAKIKIVGAKG; encoded by the coding sequence ATGAAGAGCTATATATATGATGAATTAGAATTGTTAAAAAGGGGTACAGTTGAGATTATAACTGAGGAAGAATTAGTAAATAAAATAGAAATATCAAATAAAGAGAATAAAAAACTTAATATAAAAGCCGGTTTTGATCCATCAGCCCCTGACTTACATTTAGGTCACACAGTGGTTTTACAAAAAATGAAACACTTCCAAGATTTAGGGCATAATGTTCTCTTCTTAATAGGAGATTTTACTGGAATGATAGGTGATCCAACGGGGAGGTCTGAAACGAGAAAGGCATTAACAAGTGAAGAAGTTAAGAAAAATGCTGAAACATACAAAGAACAAGTTTTTAAGATATTAGATCCAGATAAAACAAAAATAGTTTTTAATAGTAGTTGGATGTCTAAGATGAGTGTTGAAAAGTTTATTGAGCTGACGAAGCTTTATACAGTTGCCAGGATGTTAGAAAGGGATGATTTTTCTAATAGATTTAAAAACAATATTCCCATAGGTATACATGAGTTTTTATATCCACTAATTCAGGCATATGATTCAGTTGTATTAAAGGCAGATATTGAATTAGGTGGTACAGATCAAAAGTTTAATCTCATAGTGGGCAGAGATATTCAAAGAAGGTATAATATAGAACCACAAGTGGCTATGACTATGCCTATATTAGTGGGATTAGATGGTGTTCAAAAAATGAGTAAGTCCTTAAATAATTATATAGCCTTGAAGGATGCCCCTGAGGAGATGTTTGGTAAGATAATGTCTATAAGTGATGAATTAATGATAAGATATTATGTGCTATTGAGTGATAAGCCAATTAGTGATATAGATAAGGTTAAAAATGGAAAAATTCATCCAATGGATGCAAAAAAAGATCTGGCTTTTGAACTAGTAAATAAGTTTCACAGTTATAGTGCTGCAAAGAAAGCGCTTGAGCAGTTTGAGAGGGTCTTTACAAATAGAGAAATACCCAAAGATATTGAAGAATTTGTATTTTCAGATAATATAGATATTATAAGCATGTTAAAAAATATAGGATTTGCAAGCTCTAAATCAGAAGCTAAAAGACTAGTAATACAAGGAGGGGTTTATATTGATAATAGTAGAATAAATGATATAAATTATAAATTAAGTAAAGGTGAATATATCATAAAAGTTGGCAAGAGAAAGTTTGCAAAAATTAAGATTGTAGGCGCTAAAGGTTAA